A genomic window from Luteolibacter sp. LG18 includes:
- the mutL gene encoding DNA mismatch repair endonuclease MutL, whose amino-acid sequence MPKIRVLPDILASQVAAGEVVERPASVVKELVENSLDAGAGEIRVEIERGGAARIRVVDDGCGMSKEDALMSLERHATSKLRTSADLAAISTLGFRGEAVPSIASVSRFRLVTRERDSVSGTEVLVDGGRVREVKEAGCAPGTLIEASALFFNMPARRKFMRAESTESAHVEHQLRLHALAAPGVRFRFDKDGREIFDLPPVAKALDRVRHLLGAESSSELIPLPATRGNGVSVEGFVLPALHARKGRRHQCVFLNGRPVEDSVISRALAEGFRGAVAEGMHPAAWLWIDLEPHLVDVNVHPAKREVRFHRPLDIRDTILESVTTALRPKPSAAIFDAPATPVGRASYTPPPRPSVPARSPIPPARTWTAPAAVQPALPVAPAHRPSAPVEETPAAPVSKAPPFRHLGLLHQRFVMLESEDGLVLFDPRAGRERIFYEKLLSGKEGGVESQGLLVPELVELEPRDHELLVRERAALAAAGIELDSFGGNTIQVRGLPACLGVTDSRAFVDLLVEELLHESTPGPRFAFERVARLMARRMAAGLPVRMIETSALLDGLFECELPYCAPDGRPTLTEFSIRELEKRFGLDRGNA is encoded by the coding sequence ATGCCGAAGATCCGTGTCCTGCCCGATATCCTGGCCAGCCAAGTGGCGGCGGGGGAGGTGGTGGAACGGCCGGCCTCGGTGGTGAAGGAGCTCGTCGAGAACAGCCTCGACGCCGGGGCGGGGGAGATCCGCGTGGAAATCGAGCGCGGCGGCGCGGCCCGCATCCGCGTGGTCGATGACGGCTGCGGGATGTCGAAGGAGGACGCGCTGATGTCCCTGGAGCGCCACGCCACCAGCAAGCTCCGCACTTCCGCCGATCTGGCGGCCATTTCCACGCTCGGCTTCCGCGGCGAGGCGGTGCCCAGCATTGCCAGCGTCTCGCGCTTCCGCCTCGTCACCCGCGAGCGCGATTCCGTGTCCGGCACCGAGGTGCTCGTTGATGGAGGCCGCGTCCGCGAGGTGAAGGAGGCCGGATGCGCGCCCGGCACGCTGATCGAGGCCAGCGCGTTGTTCTTCAACATGCCCGCGCGACGGAAGTTCATGCGCGCGGAGTCCACCGAGTCTGCCCATGTCGAGCACCAGCTCCGGCTCCACGCCCTGGCCGCGCCCGGGGTGCGGTTCCGCTTCGACAAGGACGGCCGCGAGATCTTCGACCTGCCACCGGTGGCAAAGGCGCTCGACCGCGTGCGCCATCTGCTCGGCGCGGAGTCGTCCAGCGAGCTGATCCCGCTGCCCGCCACCCGCGGCAATGGCGTCTCGGTGGAAGGCTTCGTCCTGCCCGCCCTCCACGCGCGGAAGGGCCGCCGCCACCAGTGCGTGTTTCTCAATGGCCGGCCGGTGGAGGACTCCGTGATCTCCCGCGCCCTCGCCGAAGGTTTCCGCGGCGCGGTCGCCGAGGGCATGCACCCCGCGGCCTGGCTGTGGATCGACCTGGAGCCGCATCTGGTGGATGTGAACGTCCACCCGGCGAAGCGCGAGGTGCGCTTCCACCGCCCGCTCGACATCCGGGACACCATCCTGGAATCGGTGACCACCGCCCTGCGGCCGAAACCCTCCGCCGCGATCTTCGATGCTCCCGCCACCCCAGTAGGTCGGGCAAGCTACACGCCGCCACCGCGGCCTTCGGTGCCCGCCCGGTCACCGATCCCACCGGCCCGGACGTGGACCGCTCCCGCCGCCGTGCAACCTGCCTTGCCGGTGGCTCCCGCGCATCGCCCCAGCGCGCCGGTGGAGGAAACACCCGCCGCCCCCGTTTCGAAGGCCCCGCCGTTCCGTCACCTCGGCCTGCTGCACCAGCGGTTCGTGATGTTGGAAAGCGAGGACGGTCTGGTGCTGTTCGATCCCCGTGCGGGTCGGGAACGGATTTTTTACGAAAAGCTCCTCTCCGGGAAGGAAGGGGGAGTGGAGAGCCAGGGGCTGCTGGTGCCGGAACTGGTCGAGCTGGAGCCGCGCGATCACGAGCTGCTGGTCCGCGAACGGGCGGCCCTCGCCGCGGCGGGGATCGAGCTCGATTCCTTCGGCGGCAATACCATCCAGGTCCGCGGCTTGCCCGCCTGCCTCGGCGTGACCGATTCCCGCGCCTTCGTCGATCTGCTGGTGGAGGAACTGCTCCACGAATCCACTCCCGGGCCGCGTTTCGCCTTCGAGCGCGTGGCCCGGCTGATGGCCCGGCGCATGGCCGCGGGGCTGCCGGTGAGGATGATTGAAACGAGCGCTTTGCTCGATGGGCTGTTCGAATGCGAGCTGCCGTACTGCGCCCCGGACGGTCGCCCGACGCTCACCGAGTTCTCGATCCGCGAACTCGAAAAGCGCTTCGGGCTGGACCGCGGCAACGCCTGA